One genomic segment of Mus pahari chromosome 4, PAHARI_EIJ_v1.1, whole genome shotgun sequence includes these proteins:
- the Tmigd3 gene encoding transmembrane and immunoglobulin domain containing 3, protein MELLLLLLSLPLFSDAMVMDEKVKSGVELDTASAVCNYDAHYKDHTKYWCRGYFRDSCNIIAFAPNSTNRVALKDTGNQLIITVSCLVKEDTGWYWCGIQRDLARDDMDFTQLIVTDNREDQANGFSSDPSGNRTRGCRASKAVQKAEGSRMSILIICILITSLGIIFIISHLSRGRRSPRNRGVTGKSVDSNPQASQGLSMVSISLARI, encoded by the exons ATGCCATGGTCATGGATGAAAAGGTGAAATCAGGTGTTGAGCTGGACACAGCTTCTGCAGTCTGTAACTATGATGCCCACTACAAGGACCACACCAAGTACTGGTGCCGTGGCTACTTCAGGGACTCGTGCAACATTATTGCCTTCGCCCCTAATAGTACCAACCGTGTGGCCCTGAAGGACACAGGAAACCAACTCATCATCACTGTATCCTGCCTGGTCAAGGAGGACACAGGCTGGTACTGGTGTGGTATCCAGCGGGACTTGGCCAGAGATGACATGGATTTTACACAGCTGATTGTGACTGATAATAGAGAAGACCAGGCCAATGGCTTTTCATCTG ACCCTTCAGGCAACAGGACCCGGGGCTGTAGGGCTTCCAAAGCTGTCCAAAAGGCAGAGGGCTCCCG AATGTCCATTCTGATCATTTGTATACTGATCACCAGTTTGGGGATCATCTTTATAATCAGTCATCTGTCCAGAGGAAGGCGAAGTCCAAGAAATAGAGGAG TTACTGGCAAAAGCGTCGATAGCAACCCACAAGCAAGCCAAGGTCTGTCTATGGTCTCCATATCTTTG GCAAGGATTTGA
- the C4H1orf162 gene encoding transmembrane protein C1orf162 homolog, with translation MGSTSSTPKSRISTFSTPAPVTSSTPYFFNPKKEHVILAFFAGVLLTLLIVALIFLVVKSCRKCYSSAQTQDPPSEPPTKLSSISKESLTYASMTFKPSEENSNGLTRNYSSGLEPTVYSQIKVTDPDLPLP, from the exons ATGGGATCTACTTCCTCCACACCTAAATCCAGAATCA GCACATTCTCCACGCCAGCCCCAGTGACCAGCTCTACACCCTATTTCTTCAACCCCAA AAAGGAACACGTCATCTTGGCCTTTTTTGCCGGGGTTCTGCTGACACTGCTCATTGTGGCCCTTATCTTCCTTGTTGTCAAGAGCTGCAGAAAAT GTTACTCCAGTGCCCAGACCCAGGACCCTCCCTCAGAGCCTCCCACTAAA CTGTCATCTATATCAAAGGAGTCACTCACGTATGCCAGCATGACTTTCAAGCCCTCAGAagaaaacagcaatggcttgacTAGAAACTACTCCTCCGGCTTGGAGCCCACTGTTTATTCTCAGATTAAAGTGACAGACCCAGATCTGCCTCTCCCATGA